From a single Streptomyces sp. 1331.2 genomic region:
- a CDS encoding terpene synthase family protein, translated as MTQPFELPSFYVPHPARLNPHLEEARAHSTGWAREMGMLEGSGIWDQADLEAHDYGLLCAYTHPDASAEVLSLVTDWYVWVFFFDDHFLDMYKRTNDREAGKAHLDRLPLFMPADPATPTPEPENPVEAGLADLWRRTVPAMGEDWRLRFAESTRNLLNESLWELANIDAGRVANPVEYIEMRRKVGGAPWSAQLVEYAAGAEVPKEVSGTRALRVLMDAFSDGVHLRNDIFSYQREVEDEGELSNGILVLERFLECSTQEAADAVNDLLTSRLQQFENTVFTELPVLFAETGIGPEDRARVMAYVKGLQDWQAGGHEWHMRSSRYMNGGGAAAGSGGAVAPGSGGEQVGAAGLTGLPGLPGAGNWWDQYAIGGIGTSALDILRSGATAGAAAAAAEGKAAKRGAGPTERRVRSHAHVPFQAVGPSRLPEFRLPFKLTLSPHLDGARERVVEWAGRMGLLEADPALPGSGIWDAESMRDYDLALCAAGLHPDATADQLDLDSAWLAWGTWADDYYPAAFGRTRDLAGAKHANERLSLFMPVDGSPAPEPANALERGLADLWERTAGPMTVEARARFRTSVESMMASWVWELANRIQHRIPDPVDYLEMRRVTFGSDLTAGLCRLGHGQTVPEDVYRHGSMRALENSAADYATMMNDLFSYQKEVEYEGELHNVVLVVQNFFGCDYPAAVRIVDDLMHSRLGQFQHVAANELPVMYEDFGLDSAARELLGGYVKELENWLAGILSWHEGCRRYGEEDLRRNFGVERDLAAAVAARRAGAQGVPAAGPTGPAAARGPAVPFGPTGLGTASLRPPVSGAVPTH; from the coding sequence GTGACCCAGCCGTTCGAACTGCCGTCCTTCTACGTGCCGCACCCGGCGCGCCTCAATCCGCATCTGGAGGAGGCGCGGGCCCATAGCACCGGCTGGGCCCGGGAGATGGGCATGCTGGAAGGCTCCGGGATCTGGGACCAGGCCGATCTGGAGGCGCACGACTACGGCCTGCTCTGCGCCTACACCCACCCCGACGCCTCCGCCGAGGTGCTGTCGCTGGTGACCGACTGGTACGTCTGGGTCTTCTTCTTCGACGACCACTTCCTCGACATGTACAAGCGCACCAACGACCGCGAGGCGGGCAAGGCGCACCTCGACCGGCTGCCGCTGTTCATGCCGGCCGACCCGGCCACCCCGACGCCCGAGCCGGAGAACCCGGTCGAGGCGGGCCTGGCCGACCTGTGGCGGCGCACCGTGCCGGCGATGGGCGAGGACTGGCGGCTCCGGTTCGCCGAGAGCACCCGCAACCTGCTGAACGAGTCGCTCTGGGAGCTCGCCAACATCGACGCCGGCCGGGTCGCCAACCCGGTCGAGTACATCGAGATGCGCCGCAAGGTCGGCGGTGCGCCGTGGTCCGCCCAGCTGGTCGAGTACGCGGCGGGCGCCGAGGTGCCGAAGGAGGTGTCCGGCACGCGCGCGTTGCGGGTGCTGATGGACGCCTTCTCCGACGGCGTGCACCTGCGCAACGACATCTTCTCGTACCAGCGGGAGGTCGAGGACGAGGGGGAGTTGAGCAACGGCATCCTGGTGCTGGAGCGCTTCCTGGAGTGCAGCACCCAGGAGGCCGCCGACGCGGTCAACGACCTGCTCACCTCGCGGCTCCAGCAGTTCGAGAACACCGTGTTCACCGAGCTGCCGGTGCTGTTCGCGGAGACCGGGATCGGCCCGGAGGACCGGGCGCGGGTCATGGCGTACGTCAAGGGGCTGCAGGACTGGCAGGCCGGCGGGCACGAGTGGCACATGCGGTCCAGCCGGTACATGAACGGCGGTGGGGCGGCGGCCGGTTCGGGCGGTGCGGTGGCGCCCGGGTCGGGCGGAGAGCAGGTGGGGGCGGCGGGTCTGACCGGGCTGCCGGGGTTGCCGGGTGCCGGCAACTGGTGGGACCAGTATGCGATCGGGGGGATCGGGACCTCGGCGCTGGACATCCTGCGCAGTGGGGCGACGGCCGGCGCGGCGGCTGCGGCGGCGGAGGGGAAGGCGGCGAAGCGCGGGGCCGGCCCGACCGAGCGGCGGGTGCGCTCGCACGCGCACGTGCCGTTCCAGGCCGTCGGACCGTCCCGACTGCCCGAGTTCCGGCTGCCGTTCAAGCTCACGCTCAGCCCGCACCTGGACGGCGCCCGGGAGCGGGTGGTCGAGTGGGCCGGGCGGATGGGCCTGCTGGAGGCGGACCCGGCCCTGCCCGGCTCCGGCATCTGGGACGCCGAGTCGATGCGCGACTACGACCTCGCGCTCTGCGCCGCCGGCCTCCACCCGGACGCCACCGCCGACCAACTCGACCTGGACAGCGCCTGGTTGGCGTGGGGCACCTGGGCCGACGACTACTACCCGGCGGCTTTCGGCCGTACCCGCGACCTGGCCGGCGCCAAGCACGCAAACGAGCGGCTGTCGCTGTTCATGCCGGTGGACGGCAGCCCCGCGCCGGAGCCCGCCAACGCGCTGGAACGCGGCCTCGCCGACCTCTGGGAGCGCACCGCCGGCCCGATGACCGTCGAGGCCAGGGCCCGGTTCCGGACGTCGGTGGAGTCCATGATGGCGAGCTGGGTCTGGGAGCTGGCCAACCGGATCCAGCACCGGATCCCGGACCCGGTGGACTACCTCGAAATGCGCCGCGTCACCTTCGGCTCCGACCTCACCGCGGGTCTCTGCCGCCTCGGCCACGGGCAGACCGTCCCCGAGGACGTGTACCGGCACGGCTCGATGCGCGCCCTGGAGAACTCCGCCGCGGACTACGCGACCATGATGAACGACCTCTTCTCGTACCAGAAGGAGGTCGAGTACGAGGGCGAGCTGCACAACGTCGTCCTGGTGGTGCAGAACTTCTTCGGCTGCGACTACCCGGCGGCCGTCCGGATCGTCGACGACCTGATGCACTCGCGGCTGGGCCAGTTCCAGCACGTCGCGGCGAACGAACTCCCGGTCATGTACGAGGACTTCGGGCTGGATTCGGCGGCTCGGGAGCTGCTCGGCGGGTACGTGAAGGAGCTGGAGAACTGGCTCGCGGGCATCCTGAGCTGGCACGAGGGCTGCCGCCGGTACGGCGAGGAGGACCTGCGGCGGAACTTCGGCGTGGAGCGGGACCTCGCGGCGGCGGTGGCGGCCCGGCGGGCGGGGGCACAGGGAGTTCCTGCGGCGGGTCCGACGGGCCCGGCAGCTGCGCGGGGTCCGGCGGTTCCGTTCGGTCCGACCGGTCTGGGGACGGCTTCGCTGCGGCCGCCGGTGAGTGGGGCGGTGCCGACGCACTGA
- a CDS encoding VOC family protein — MAALPEGTPCWADAMFTDVEGAKAFYGDVLGWTFGESSSEFGNYTQAYSDGKAVAAVVPPVPGDEVQSAWCLYLASPDAGATAARIRANGGEVVMGPMQVGDFGTMVIAKDPGGVVFGVWQAGRHTGFEKQGEPGAYSWAELVTREPAKADAFFPAVFPYGVRKMDSEEFDYRMFQIGDRPVLGRMGAEGDFLPPEAPSYISVYFAVDDTDAAIERLTARGGKVYFGPMDSPFGRFAAVGDPQGAAFGLIDLGRTVGEQPKTVDV, encoded by the coding sequence ATGGCTGCGCTACCTGAGGGCACACCCTGTTGGGCCGACGCGATGTTCACCGACGTGGAGGGCGCGAAGGCCTTCTACGGTGACGTGCTGGGCTGGACCTTCGGCGAGAGTTCGTCGGAGTTCGGCAACTACACGCAGGCGTACTCGGACGGCAAGGCGGTCGCCGCGGTCGTCCCGCCGGTGCCCGGCGACGAGGTGCAGTCCGCCTGGTGCCTGTACCTCGCCTCGCCCGACGCCGGCGCCACCGCCGCGCGGATCCGCGCCAACGGCGGCGAGGTGGTCATGGGGCCGATGCAGGTCGGGGACTTCGGCACGATGGTGATCGCCAAGGACCCGGGCGGCGTGGTGTTCGGCGTCTGGCAGGCCGGGCGCCACACCGGCTTCGAGAAGCAGGGCGAGCCCGGCGCGTACAGCTGGGCGGAACTGGTCACCCGGGAGCCGGCCAAGGCCGACGCCTTCTTCCCGGCGGTCTTCCCGTACGGCGTGAGGAAGATGGACTCCGAGGAGTTCGACTACCGGATGTTCCAGATCGGCGACCGGCCGGTGCTGGGCCGGATGGGCGCGGAGGGCGACTTCCTGCCGCCGGAGGCGCCCTCGTACATCAGCGTCTACTTCGCCGTGGACGACACCGACGCCGCGATCGAGCGGCTGACGGCGCGCGGCGGCAAGGTGTACTTCGGGCCGATGGACAGCCCGTTCGGCCGGTTCGCGGCGGTCGGCGACCCGCAGGGCGCGGCGTTCGGGCTGATCGACCTGGGGCGGACGGTCGGCGAGCAGCCGAAGACGGTGGACGTGTGA
- a CDS encoding DinB family protein, producing the protein MGEREDLVETLDKHRGLLRRTVRDLTDAQAAERTTASELCLGGLIKHVAAVEARWARFMTGGAEAMRAGDSNPGDPDAWAAQFRMADGETLAGLLAEFERVARHTDELIRTLPDLDLAHPLPPAPWFPPGTAWSARRVVLHLIAETSQHAGHADIIRESLDGAKSMG; encoded by the coding sequence ATGGGCGAGCGCGAGGACCTGGTCGAGACGCTGGACAAGCACCGCGGCCTGCTGCGGCGCACCGTGCGCGACCTCACCGACGCGCAGGCGGCCGAGCGCACCACGGCCAGTGAGCTGTGCCTGGGCGGACTGATCAAGCACGTGGCGGCGGTGGAGGCGCGCTGGGCGCGGTTCATGACCGGCGGCGCGGAGGCGATGCGGGCCGGGGACAGCAACCCGGGTGATCCCGATGCCTGGGCGGCCCAGTTCCGGATGGCGGACGGCGAGACGCTGGCCGGACTGCTCGCCGAGTTCGAGCGGGTGGCGCGCCACACGGACGAACTGATCCGGACCCTGCCCGACCTCGACCTCGCCCACCCGCTGCCGCCGGCGCCGTGGTTCCCGCCGGGTACGGCCTGGTCGGCCCGGCGGGTGGTGCTGCACCTGATCGCCGAGACCTCGCAGCACGCCGGGCACGCGGACATCATCCGGGAGTCGCTGGACGGGGCGAAGTCGATGGGCTGA
- a CDS encoding ArsR/SmtB family transcription factor — translation MPPQPGPTRRPTPAARHGGSPLAALAALLADPTRAAFCDALLDGRAWTAGELARHARVAPSTASEHLSRLIAGGLLAEERQGRHRYVRLATPAVATLLEDLTAFAESGNSGNGGPSGNSSGSSGTRPPRSLGEAGRLSAEARARTCYDHLAGRLGVAVADALLARGLVTDDTGLTDTALTDTALAVTERGHAWLAAQAIELPPRAGHRGGRPLVRICLDWTERRNHLGGALGAALCRAALDRAWVERIGSGRALRVTADGGRALHELLGVDVP, via the coding sequence ATGCCTCCGCAACCCGGCCCCACCCGCCGCCCCACCCCGGCTGCCCGCCACGGCGGCAGTCCGCTCGCCGCCCTCGCCGCCCTGCTCGCCGACCCCACCCGAGCCGCGTTCTGCGACGCACTGCTCGACGGCCGCGCCTGGACGGCCGGTGAGCTGGCCCGGCACGCGCGCGTGGCACCGTCCACGGCCAGCGAGCACCTGTCCCGGCTGATCGCGGGCGGGCTGCTCGCCGAGGAACGACAGGGCCGGCACCGGTACGTCCGGCTGGCCACGCCCGCGGTGGCCACACTGCTGGAAGACCTCACCGCCTTCGCCGAGTCCGGCAACAGCGGCAACGGCGGTCCCAGCGGCAACAGCAGCGGCAGCAGCGGCACCCGCCCGCCCCGCAGCCTGGGCGAGGCCGGTCGGCTGAGCGCCGAGGCCCGCGCCCGCACCTGCTACGACCACCTCGCCGGCCGCCTCGGCGTGGCCGTCGCCGACGCGCTGCTCGCCCGCGGCCTGGTCACCGACGACACCGGGCTCACCGACACCGCCCTCACCGACACCGCCCTCGCCGTCACCGAACGCGGCCACGCCTGGCTGGCCGCCCAAGCGATCGAGCTGCCACCGCGCGCGGGCCACCGCGGCGGTCGCCCCCTGGTGCGCATCTGCCTGGACTGGACGGAACGCCGCAACCACCTCGGCGGCGCACTGGGCGCGGCACTCTGCCGAGCGGCCCTGGACCGCGCCTGGGTGGAGCGGATCGGCTCCGGCCGCGCCCTACGGGTGACCGCGGACGGCGGCCGGGCGCTGCACGAACTCCTCGGCGTGGACGTCCCCTGA
- a CDS encoding isocitrate lyase/PEP mutase family protein translates to MTPFAALHHRPGRPLLLPNAWDHASAASLVAAGHLAIGTTSLGVAAAAGLPDGAAATRAETVRLARRLGGGDFLLTVDAESGFSDDPDEVSALAVELAQAGAVGINLEDARADGTLTPVAVHAAKVAAVKAAVPELFVNARTDTYRSGQDDPEPETLRRLAAYREAGADGVFVPWLAEPAVIARLVGAVGLPLNILLTPTGPGLAELAGLGVARVSLGSLLYRSALAAAVATAAAVAAGEPVGPAPGYAEVQALNER, encoded by the coding sequence ATGACCCCCTTCGCCGCCCTGCACCACCGCCCCGGCCGCCCGCTGCTGCTCCCCAACGCCTGGGACCACGCCTCGGCCGCCTCCCTCGTCGCCGCCGGCCACCTCGCGATCGGCACCACCAGCCTGGGCGTGGCGGCTGCCGCCGGGTTGCCCGACGGTGCCGCCGCCACCCGTGCGGAGACCGTACGGCTGGCGCGCCGGCTCGGTGGCGGGGACTTCCTGCTCACCGTCGACGCGGAGTCCGGCTTCAGTGATGACCCGGACGAAGTCTCCGCACTGGCCGTCGAGTTGGCGCAGGCCGGAGCGGTCGGCATCAACCTGGAGGACGCTCGGGCGGACGGCACGCTGACGCCGGTCGCGGTCCACGCGGCGAAGGTCGCGGCGGTGAAGGCGGCGGTGCCGGAGCTGTTCGTGAACGCCCGTACCGACACCTACCGGTCCGGGCAGGACGACCCCGAGCCGGAGACGCTTCGACGCCTGGCCGCGTACCGGGAGGCGGGCGCGGACGGCGTGTTCGTTCCCTGGCTGGCCGAGCCGGCGGTGATCGCCCGGCTGGTCGGCGCGGTCGGCCTCCCGCTCAACATCCTCCTGACGCCGACCGGCCCTGGCCTGGCCGAGCTGGCCGGGCTCGGGGTGGCCCGGGTCAGCCTCGGTTCGCTGCTGTACCGCTCGGCGCTGGCGGCGGCGGTGGCCACGGCGGCGGCCGTCGCGGCGGGCGAGCCGGTGGGGCCGGCGCCCGGGTACGCGGAGGTGCAGGCGCTGAACGAGCGCTAG
- a CDS encoding FAD/NAD(P)-binding protein: MSRTVSCPRVVVVGAGLAGTATAIRMLHFARRPVEIVLLERRTDYRSAGVAYHRNGNPWDHVFNIQAGRMSAFREDVLDFVHWANREADRGGWPAQWAEYEFTEPGPAPRRIFQDYLEQRLAEAAREAYPGVLLREVDGEAVDLVPTADGLGVELTVRPTGPQPTGTESTGAEYVLPAAHVVLATGLELKDLPFATEVLEHPRFLRHPYSADGVGRLAALPPEAEVVIVGSVLSAYDSAGLLLRQGHTGGIRLVSRTGTMFRAYPDTHEHGVLHLPCPSALLEPYRDREEFLGRVRAEWEAACAIVAREYPDIAPEVVAERVAKAWEPHLPAALDRIPSPELRALLDEFGTAIAALRVGAVQYTIDVIERSMDPGPVSLLVGAVQAVAPAVSGRLEVTVATADGKLAVEADLVVSNFGRESDYLRVDGELWRNLLRRGLVTPHERTGRGLDVDHRGVLLTRSGAPAGPLTAVGPLREGDEIVRNGRTGAFAFNLAAIKNHSIAVAAHVIEQLELPESGAASASDRPPVVPAARASRDLAESRTPDGTFEEAADPSFAHAVKLEVRRMATRTRVGRQQLDARLDALIGSLTAPDGTDGRRRLQVAVSRSAVRRLTDVSMTPRQLRRHLEIADADDTEDIEDIEDAEKAGVE, encoded by the coding sequence ATGAGTCGAACAGTCAGCTGTCCCAGGGTCGTTGTGGTGGGGGCCGGCCTGGCCGGTACCGCCACCGCGATCAGGATGCTCCACTTCGCCCGCCGACCGGTCGAGATCGTCCTCCTGGAGCGGCGCACCGACTACCGCTCCGCCGGGGTCGCCTACCACCGGAACGGCAACCCCTGGGACCACGTGTTCAACATCCAGGCCGGGCGGATGTCGGCGTTCCGCGAGGACGTCCTCGACTTCGTCCACTGGGCCAACCGCGAGGCGGACCGCGGCGGTTGGCCCGCGCAGTGGGCCGAGTACGAGTTCACCGAACCCGGCCCGGCACCCCGGCGGATATTCCAGGACTACCTGGAGCAGCGGCTCGCCGAGGCCGCCCGCGAGGCCTACCCGGGCGTCCTGCTCCGCGAGGTCGACGGCGAGGCCGTCGACCTCGTACCGACGGCCGACGGCCTCGGCGTCGAGCTGACGGTCCGTCCGACCGGGCCGCAGCCGACCGGGACGGAGTCGACCGGCGCCGAGTACGTGCTGCCCGCCGCGCACGTGGTCCTCGCCACCGGCCTGGAGCTGAAGGACCTGCCCTTCGCCACCGAGGTGCTGGAACACCCGCGCTTCCTCCGCCACCCCTACTCCGCGGACGGCGTAGGGCGGTTGGCGGCGCTGCCGCCCGAGGCCGAGGTGGTGATCGTCGGCTCGGTGCTCAGCGCCTACGACTCGGCCGGCCTGCTGCTGCGCCAGGGCCACACCGGCGGCATCCGGCTGGTCTCCCGCACCGGGACGATGTTCCGCGCCTACCCCGACACCCATGAGCACGGCGTCCTGCACCTGCCCTGCCCCAGCGCGCTGCTGGAGCCGTACCGGGACCGCGAGGAGTTCCTCGGGCGGGTCCGGGCCGAGTGGGAGGCGGCCTGCGCGATCGTGGCCCGCGAGTACCCGGACATCGCCCCGGAGGTGGTCGCCGAGCGGGTCGCCAAGGCCTGGGAGCCGCACCTGCCGGCCGCCCTCGACCGCATCCCGTCGCCTGAACTGCGCGCCCTGCTGGACGAGTTCGGCACCGCGATCGCCGCCTTACGGGTCGGCGCCGTGCAGTACACCATCGACGTCATCGAGCGTTCCATGGACCCGGGCCCGGTAAGCCTGCTGGTCGGAGCGGTCCAGGCGGTCGCCCCCGCCGTGTCGGGCCGGCTGGAGGTCACCGTCGCCACCGCCGACGGGAAGCTGGCCGTCGAAGCCGACCTGGTGGTCTCCAACTTCGGCCGGGAGAGCGACTACCTGCGGGTCGACGGGGAACTGTGGCGCAACCTGCTGCGCCGCGGCCTCGTCACCCCGCACGAGCGCACCGGCCGCGGCCTGGACGTCGACCACCGCGGCGTCCTGCTCACCCGCTCCGGCGCGCCCGCCGGCCCGCTCACCGCCGTCGGCCCGCTGCGCGAGGGCGACGAGATCGTCCGCAACGGCCGTACGGGCGCCTTCGCCTTCAACCTCGCCGCGATCAAGAACCACTCCATCGCGGTCGCCGCCCACGTCATCGAGCAACTGGAGCTGCCCGAAAGCGGGGCGGCGTCCGCCTCCGACCGACCTCCGGTCGTCCCCGCCGCAAGGGCGTCCCGCGACTTGGCCGAATCCCGCACCCCCGACGGCACGTTCGAGGAAGCAGCCGATCCCTCCTTCGCGCACGCTGTGAAACTGGAGGTGAGGAGAATGGCCACCCGTACCCGCGTCGGACGGCAGCAGCTCGACGCCCGCCTGGACGCCCTGATCGGCTCCCTCACCGCCCCGGACGGCACCGACGGCCGTCGCCGCCTGCAGGTGGCGGTCAGCCGGTCCGCGGTCCGGAGACTCACCGACGTCTCCATGACGCCTCGTCAACTACGGCGCCATCTGGAGATCGCGGACGCCGACGACACCGAGGACATCGAGGACATCGAGGACGCCGAGAAGGCCGGAGTCGAATAG
- a CDS encoding putative PEP-binding protein: MNGRRIQGSLLTGGNRTTLRATCNRTRHPQAGSILIAPNLEAGLYDAIVAASAVVCGEGGQTGHMQSLCRGRGIPVLLVDEADLAALDGEVTLDLENGSILLGPDPAAGPVPPPGPVTPTVQDLGAACAVIADFQDIRTVNSCGPNAMCVDSFFIREEFLCLAAGLSPLDALDGGPEETARYGRAIAERLCAFVEELLPGQRLVLRLLDLRSDHAASVTEQAPVAVEPNPELGLHGARWLLGSAAYRDALHIMLGELRSRLGDQAQRIHLSVPFLNDADEYAQLRSHLELPSDVSLSAFIETPAAVHATPQICAAGASELFVGVKDLVQFYLAADRGNHLVADSYQTRHPAVLDGVHRVVEAARAAGTPVRVFSLGADLTHYLARLATPDGYMMCTAELAQVLQS, encoded by the coding sequence TTGAACGGGCGACGGATCCAAGGCTCCCTGCTCACCGGTGGCAACCGGACCACCCTGCGCGCCACCTGCAACCGCACCCGACACCCGCAGGCGGGATCCATCCTGATCGCCCCCAACCTGGAGGCCGGCCTGTACGACGCCATCGTCGCCGCCAGTGCCGTGGTCTGCGGCGAAGGCGGACAGACCGGCCACATGCAGTCCCTCTGCCGCGGCCGCGGCATCCCGGTGCTCCTGGTCGACGAGGCCGACCTCGCCGCCCTGGACGGCGAGGTCACCCTCGACCTGGAGAACGGATCGATCCTGCTCGGCCCCGACCCGGCCGCCGGGCCGGTCCCCCCGCCCGGCCCCGTCACCCCCACCGTCCAGGACCTCGGCGCCGCCTGCGCGGTGATCGCCGACTTCCAGGACATCCGGACCGTCAACTCCTGCGGGCCGAACGCGATGTGCGTCGACTCGTTCTTCATCCGCGAGGAGTTCCTCTGCCTCGCTGCCGGCCTCAGCCCGCTCGACGCCCTCGACGGCGGGCCCGAGGAGACCGCCCGCTACGGGCGGGCGATCGCCGAACGCCTCTGCGCCTTCGTCGAGGAGCTCCTCCCCGGCCAGCGTCTCGTCCTGCGCCTACTCGACCTGCGCTCCGACCACGCCGCCAGCGTCACCGAACAGGCCCCCGTCGCCGTCGAACCCAACCCCGAGCTGGGCCTGCACGGCGCCCGCTGGCTGCTCGGCTCCGCCGCCTACCGGGACGCCCTGCACATCATGCTCGGCGAACTGCGCAGCAGGCTCGGCGACCAGGCGCAGCGGATCCACCTCTCCGTCCCGTTCCTCAACGACGCCGACGAGTACGCCCAACTCCGCTCCCACCTGGAACTCCCGTCCGACGTCTCGCTCTCCGCCTTCATCGAGACCCCCGCCGCCGTCCACGCCACCCCGCAGATCTGCGCCGCCGGCGCCAGCGAACTCTTCGTCGGGGTCAAGGACCTGGTCCAGTTCTACCTGGCCGCCGACCGCGGCAACCACCTCGTCGCCGACTCCTACCAGACCCGCCACCCCGCCGTCCTCGACGGCGTCCACCGCGTGGTCGAGGCGGCCCGCGCCGCCGGCACCCCCGTCCGCGTCTTCTCGCTCGGCGCCGACCTCACCCACTACCTCGCCCGACTCGCCACCCCCGACGGCTACATGATGTGCACCGCCGAACTCGCTCAGGTCCTCCAGTCCTGA
- a CDS encoding serine/threonine-protein kinase yields the protein MEPLAADDPRQVGEYRLLRQLGAGGMGRVYLGRTTGGRTVAVKVVRRDLAGDPEFRARFRQEVAAARRVGGTWTPPVLDADTEGEHPWVATGYVAGPALTTAVREFGPLPEPAVRTLGVGLAEALAHVHGLGLVHRDVKPSNVLLTLDGPRLIDFGIARALDSTTALTQSGQVFGSPGFMSPEQANGLPAGPAGDVFALGAVLAYAATGTPPFGAGVSAPVLLYRVLHEEPDLSGLTGPLNDLVRDCLAKDPSARPTPARLRERLDEGSAAAARLGHGDWLPAALAAAVGRSAVQLLDLEAEREGEREAGAPAQFGPPVAVPVPLRTALPVPGPLPSVPGHRPYPPRPRRRRGYGALAAVLVGALLLAGGDLLIERFRDDDRQAAASDPGRTPPAEDGTTPTEPASKRPEPTGDATDPADDGPTPGASPTGGASPTAMGPGVIPAKFLGTWVGERKATDGDVTTVTLTIVQSAPSEEKSRIRAETPSTGIWCEGAWTLSEADERQVSYVSRVTGSSAGEECIADRSIYRLIAMQPDGTLRYSMDLLEPDRYMVLRKKA from the coding sequence ATGGAGCCGCTGGCGGCGGACGATCCGCGGCAGGTGGGCGAGTACCGCTTGCTGCGGCAGCTCGGGGCGGGCGGGATGGGCCGGGTCTACCTCGGCCGGACCACGGGCGGGCGGACCGTCGCCGTCAAGGTGGTCCGGCGCGACCTGGCCGGGGACCCCGAGTTCCGGGCCCGGTTCCGTCAGGAGGTGGCGGCCGCCCGGCGGGTCGGCGGCACCTGGACGCCACCGGTCCTGGACGCGGACACCGAGGGCGAGCACCCCTGGGTGGCGACCGGCTACGTCGCCGGGCCCGCGCTCACCACCGCCGTACGGGAGTTCGGACCGTTGCCCGAGCCGGCCGTCCGGACCCTCGGCGTCGGCCTCGCCGAGGCGCTCGCCCATGTGCACGGCCTCGGACTGGTGCACCGGGACGTCAAGCCGTCGAACGTGCTGCTGACCCTGGACGGGCCGCGGCTGATCGACTTCGGCATCGCCCGCGCACTGGACTCCACCACCGCGCTCACCCAGTCCGGCCAGGTGTTCGGCTCGCCGGGCTTCATGTCGCCGGAGCAGGCGAACGGGCTGCCCGCCGGGCCGGCCGGCGACGTCTTCGCGCTCGGCGCGGTGCTCGCGTACGCGGCGACGGGCACGCCGCCGTTCGGCGCCGGGGTGAGCGCGCCCGTCCTGCTCTACCGGGTGCTGCACGAGGAGCCGGACCTCTCCGGGCTGACCGGCCCGCTGAACGACCTCGTCCGTGACTGTCTGGCCAAGGACCCGTCCGCCCGCCCGACGCCCGCACGGCTGCGGGAACGGCTGGACGAGGGCAGCGCGGCCGCCGCCCGGCTGGGGCACGGGGACTGGCTGCCGGCGGCGCTGGCGGCGGCGGTCGGGCGCAGTGCCGTCCAGCTGCTGGACCTGGAGGCGGAACGGGAGGGGGAACGGGAGGCCGGGGCTCCGGCACAGTTCGGTCCGCCGGTCGCGGTCCCGGTGCCGCTCCGGACTGCGCTCCCGGTGCCGGGCCCGTTGCCGTCGGTGCCGGGCCACCGGCCGTACCCACCGCGGCCACGCCGCCGGCGGGGCTACGGCGCGCTGGCGGCCGTCCTGGTCGGCGCGCTGCTGCTGGCCGGCGGGGACCTGCTGATCGAGCGGTTCCGGGATGACGACCGGCAGGCCGCCGCGTCGGACCCCGGGCGGACGCCCCCGGCCGAGGACGGGACGACACCCACGGAGCCGGCGTCGAAGCGCCCCGAGCCGACCGGTGACGCCACCGATCCGGCCGACGACGGCCCCACGCCCGGCGCGTCCCCCACCGGCGGCGCGTCCCCCACCGCCATGGGGCCGGGCGTCATCCCGGCGAAGTTCCTCGGCACGTGGGTCGGCGAGCGCAAGGCCACCGACGGAGACGTCACCACCGTCACCCTGACCATCGTCCAGTCGGCGCCGAGCGAGGAGAAGAGCAGGATCCGCGCCGAGACGCCGAGCACCGGCATCTGGTGCGAAGGCGCGTGGACGCTCTCCGAGGCCGACGAGCGCCAGGTCTCCTACGTGTCCCGGGTGACCGGCTCCTCGGCCGGCGAGGAGTGCATCGCCGACCGGTCGATCTACCGCCTGATCGCCATGCAGCCGGACGGCACCCTCCGCTACAGCATGGACCTGCTCGAACCGGACCGGTACATGGTGCTGCGGAAGAAGGCGTGA
- a CDS encoding carboxymuconolactone decarboxylase family protein, which yields MTDRTFAERAVADHRVADHAVTDRTFAERAEALRDRYRTTLGAVPGPVEDRLRVAQAYGRLATEEAFTALRHLVLADSPLGGRVQQLVHFGQLLALGRAEPARIHARGARHAGAGIADLIGVAETALITSGTPAYALGIEIIVELLQDDDKSG from the coding sequence ATGACCGACCGCACCTTCGCCGAGCGCGCCGTCGCTGACCACCGCGTCGCCGACCACGCCGTCACCGACCGCACCTTCGCCGAGCGCGCCGAAGCCCTTCGGGACCGCTACCGCACGACCCTCGGAGCCGTCCCGGGCCCGGTGGAGGACCGCCTACGGGTGGCCCAGGCCTACGGGCGGCTCGCCACGGAGGAGGCGTTCACGGCTCTGCGCCACCTCGTGCTGGCCGACAGCCCACTCGGCGGGCGGGTGCAACAGCTGGTCCACTTCGGGCAGTTGCTGGCCCTCGGCCGGGCGGAACCGGCCCGGATCCACGCCCGGGGAGCACGCCACGCGGGCGCCGGAATCGCCGACCTCATCGGAGTCGCCGAAACCGCGCTCATCACCTCGGGCACACCGGCCTACGCACTCGGCATCGAGATCATCGTCGAACTCCTCCAGGACGACGACAAGTCCGGCTGA